From a region of the Sesamum indicum cultivar Zhongzhi No. 13 linkage group LG3, S_indicum_v1.0, whole genome shotgun sequence genome:
- the LOC105157650 gene encoding probable plastidic glucose transporter 2 (The sequence of the model RefSeq protein was modified relative to this genomic sequence to represent the inferred CDS: added 94 bases not found in genome assembly), with amino-acid sequence MYKRVPSRDLVDGFDREEILGQSQNGVWNDIGNPSWKRPLPHVLVATMTSFLFGYHLGVVNDTLESISLDLGFSGSTMAEGLVVSTCLGGAFLGSIFSGWIADGLGRRRAFQLSALPMILGASMSATTSGLEGMLLGRFFVGTGMGVGPPVAALYVSEVSPAFVRGTYGSFTQIATCFGLMAALFIGIPAKKVLGWWRVCFWVSAIPAALLALLMEFSAESPHWLFKKGRIAETEEELERLFGASHVKSMMAEMSKSEKGDELDVKCSELLHVPHSRVVFIGSVLFALQQLSGINAVFYFSSTVFKSAGVPSDIGNMCVGVVNISGSIVAMILMDRLGRKLLILWSFLGMAVAMGFQVIAGSNDFPDFVKLYLSIGGMLLFVLTFSLGAGPVPSLLLSEIFPNRIRAKAMAVCMAVHWVINFFVGLLFLHLLELLGPQILYTIFASFCLIAVAFVKKNVVETKGKSLQEIEMALLPAV; translated from the exons ATGTACAAGCGTGTGCCATCTAGAGATCTTGTTGATGGCTTTGATAGAGAAGAAATCTTAG GCCAGTCACAGAATGGCGTGTGGAACGATATTGGAAATCCTTCATGGAAACGTCCCTTGCCACATGTTCTGGTGGCAACTATGACATCATTCTTATTTGGCTATCATCTTGG GGTTGTCAATGACACATTGGAAAGCATTTCTCTGGACCTAGGCTTCAGTGGCAGTACCATGGCTGAAG GTTTGGTGGTGAGTACATGTTTAGGAGGTGCATTTCTTGGTTCTATATTCAGCGGTTGGATAGCTGATGGGCTTGGTCGTCGGAGAGCATTCCAATTATCTGCTTTACCAATGATTCTTGGTGCTTCCATGAG TGCCACGACGAGTGGTCTGGAGGGTATGCTTCTTGGAAGGTTCTTTGTTGGAACTGGAATGGGTGTTGGTCCTCCTGTTGCGGCTCTCTACGTGTCAGAG GTCTCCCCAGCTTTTGTGAGGGGCACTTACGGGAGCTTCACCCAGATTGCGACATGTTTTGGACTTATGGCAGCTCTTTTCATAGGAATTCCAGCCAAAAAGGTTCTTGGCTG AAAGGAAGAATTGCTGAAACTGAAGAGGAACTCGAGAGGCTTTTTGGAGCATCACATGTTAAATCTATGATGGCGGAAATGTCAAAATCAGAAAAAGGGGATGAATTGGATGTTAAATGTTCAGAATTACTCCATGTACCTCATTCCAGAG TGGTGTTCATTGGCTCAGTCCTGTTTGCTTTGCAACAGCTATCAGGAATAAATGCTGTGTTTTATTTCTCTTCAACTGTCTTTAAAAGTGCTGGAGTACCTTCAGATATTGGAAATATGTGTGTAGGAGTGGTAAACATATCAG GATCAATTGTCGCGATGATTCTAATGGATAGATTAGGAAGAAAGCTGCTTATTCTTTGGAGTTTCTTGGGCATG GCTGTGGCTATGGGTTTTCAAGTTATTGCGGGAAGTAATGATTTTCCTGATTTTGTAAAGTTGTATCTATCTATTGGTGGGATGCTGCT GTTTGTCCTGACTTTTTCTTTAGGTGCTGGGCCTGTCCCCAGTCTCCTCCTGTCAGAGATATTTCCAAACCGTATCAGGGCTAAGGCAATGGCTGTCTGCATGGCTGTACATTGG GTGATCAATTTCTTCGTCGGGTTATTATTTCTGCATCTGCTGGAGTTGCTGGGGCCACAAATTTTATACACAATCTTTGCCAGCTTTTGCTTGATAGCAGTGGCGTTCGTGAAGAAGAACGTTGTCGAGACCAAAGGAAAGTCACTACAAGAAATCGAGATGGCACTTCTCCCAGCTGTTTAA